A single region of the Salvia miltiorrhiza cultivar Shanhuang (shh) chromosome 8, IMPLAD_Smil_shh, whole genome shotgun sequence genome encodes:
- the LOC131000607 gene encoding protein RESISTANCE TO PHYTOPHTHORA 1, chloroplastic — protein MTALTSSSLFDSQILRFSSSSFSHPRNSSIKIRFPIKITRIRASSNELHIKTDQESEEDVQQPDNDEGTQKGSKNSSGTTSALDKDLKKVVQKTAATFAPRASTASKNPAVPGSVLYTVFEVQGYVSLLLGGALSFNLIFPSNEPDLWRLMGMWSIWMFTIPSLRARDCSKNEKEALNYLFLLVPLLNVTIPFFLKSFAVVWSADVVAFFGMYAWKLGWFSQRE, from the exons ATGACCGCTCTAACCTCATCCTCTCTCTTCGACTCCCAAATTTTAAGATTTTCATCTTCATCCTTTTCACACCCCAGAAATTCTTCCATCAAGATTCGGTTTCCCATCAAAATTACCAGAATCCGAGCGAGTTCAAACGAGCTACACATCAAAACGGACCAAGAATCTGAAGAAGATGTTCAACAACCTGATAATGATGAAGGAACTCAAAAGGGAAGCAAGAATTCAAGTGGGACAACATCAGCATTAGACAAAGATCTCAAAAAG GTAGTCCAAAAGACTGCTGCTACATTTGCACCAAGGGCTTCGACTGCAAGCAAAAACCCTGCTGTACCAGGCAGCGTTTTATACACGGTGTTTGAGGTTCAAGGCTACGTATCTCTGCTGCTAGGAGGCGCTCTCTCCTTCAATCTCATCTTCCCATCGAACGAGCCTGATCTATGGAGGCTCATGGGCATGTGGTCCATATGGATGTTCA CCATTCCTTCCCTTCGTGCACGGGACTGCTCCAAGAACGAGAAAGAAGCTCTTAACTATCTCTTCCTCCTCGTTCCATTGCTCAACGTCACCATCCCATTCTTCTTGAAATCATTCGCAGTCGTTTGGTCTGCAGACGTCGTGGCCTTCTTTGGGATGTACGCTTGGAag CTCGGGTGGTTTTCGCAGAGAGAGTAG
- the LOC131000613 gene encoding auxin-binding protein T85-like, giving the protein MSRRRWYIFLSALLLAAAPAQASRRAADGLPIVRNISEMGEDSYGLPGLSHITIAGSIMHGFKEVEVWHQTLGPGAGTPIHRHSCEEIFVVLEGSGTLYLASNSHLKHPGTPQHLPFSSNSTFHIPVDNAHQVVNTNEHQDLKFLVVISRPPMKLFVYDDWFMPHTAAKLLSPIFWDQGSYQTPQENDEL; this is encoded by the exons ATGTCCCGCCGCCGATGGTATATTTTCTTGTCTGCCCTTTTATTGGCCGCCGCCCCGGCCCAGGCCTCGCGTCGTGCAGCCGACG GGTTACCCATCGTGAGGAACATCAGTGAGATGGGAGAAGATAGCTACGGTCTTCCTGGTTTGTCTCACATCACCATAGCTGGTTCAATCATGCACGGTTTTAAAGAG GTTGAAGTGTGGCATCAAACACTTGGTCCAGGAGCAGGAACACCAATCCACAGGCATTCATGTGAGGAAATATTTGTGGTTTTAGAGGGCAGTGGCACTCTTTATCTTGCCTCTAATTCACATCTCAAACATCCCGGCACCCCTCAACACTTGCCTTTTTCCTCAAACTCGACGTTTCACATCCCGGTTGACAACGCCCATCAG GTCGTCAACACAAACGAGCATCAAGATTTGAAGTTTCTAGTTGTCATAAGTAGGCCGCCAATGAAACT GTTCGTGTATGACGACTGGTTCATGCCACACACTGCTGCCAAATTGCTATCCCCTATTTTTTGGGACCAAGGGAGTTATCAGACACCTCAAGAGAACGATGAGCTCTAA